A segment of the Desulfuromonadaceae bacterium genome:
TACCGCCGCCTTTTGCACGATGAATGAAGAACGCACCGCTGAGGGGCTGCCGACCTTTGCCAACCCGCGCAACGCCGCGGCCGGGAGCCTGCGGCAGCTCGATCCGGCGCTCACCGCCAAACGGCCATTGCGGATCTTCTGCTACGGCATCGGTGCTCTCGACGGGGTCACCCCAACCCGCCATGACACCCTGCTCAATCTGCTCAACGATTGGGGACTGCCGGTCAACCTGTCCGGCATGCGCAAAACGGTCGGCGTTGCCGGGGCAATCGACTACTTCCGCGCATTGATCGAGAGCCGCGATGCCCTCGCATTTGAAATCGATGGTATGGTCATCAAGGTTAACGACTTGAACCTGCAACGTCAGCTGGGAGCGACGTCGCGTGCGCCGCGCTGGGCGATTGCGGCAAAGTTCCCGCCACGTCAGGCAGAAACGACGGTCAACGATATTCTGTTGCAGGTTGGCCGCACCGGCGCGATTACCCCGGTGGCGGTCCTTCAGCCGGTCAAGATCAGCGGAGTCACCGTATCACGCGCCAGCCTGCACAACTGGGATGAAATTGCCCGGCTCGATGTCCGTATCGGCGACCGGGTGCTGGTCGAACGCGCCGGGGATGTAATTCCCGATGTCGTCAAGGTGCTGACCGACAGGCGTGATGGCAGCGAGCGCCCCCTCCCCGAACCGGCAACCTGCCCGGCCTGTGCAGCGCCAGTAAAACGTTTTAACGACGAAGTCGTGCCGCGCTGTCAGGGGCTGGCCTGCCCGGCGCAGCTCAAGGAGAGGATCAAACATTTTGTCAGTCGCAAGGCAATGGATATCGACGGACTCGGCGGGCGCTATATCGATCAGCTGCTGGAGCTGCAACGGGTAACCAGCGTCGCCGACCTCTACACCTTGCAACGCGACGATCTGTTCCGGTTTGAACGGATGGGGGAGACCCTCGCCGACAAGCTGCTGGCCGCCATCGCCGCCAGCAAAAAACGCCCCCTGCAGCGGTTCCTCTTCGCACTTGGTATTCGCAACGTCGGGGCGCATCTTGCCAAGGTACTGGCCCGCCAGTTCGGCTCCCTGGAAAGATTGTCCACAGCGACCGAGGAAGAGTTGACCACCATCCACGAAATCGGCCCCCAGGTCGCTGCCAGTGTGGTCAGTTTCTTTCGCAATCCGGACAACCGCGCCATCCTGCAGCGCCTGGCACAGGCCGGAGTCGCCGCGCAAGAGGAAGCACCACGGGCAGGCGGAGCGCTCTTGGGAAAAACTTTCGTCTTTACCGGCACGTTGAGCCAGCTGGGGCGCACCGAAGCACAACAGAAGGTCGAGCGCTGCGGCGCTCGCGCCAGCGGCTCGGTGAGTAAAAAAACGGATTATGTCGTCGCCGGAACGGAAGCGGGGAGCAAGTTGGACAAAGCCCTCCAACTGGGGATCACCGTGATGACCGAAGAGGAATTTCTGGTCTTTATCGAAGGGCTGGAGGACTCGAAATGAGTAAACAACGCGTCACGGTCAACGTGACCGGAACAGTTCAGGGCGTCAACTTCCGCTATATCACCTACCGCCAGGCGCTGGCTCTCGGCGTCGCCGGGTGGGTCAAAAACCTGCCGGACGGCAGCGTTCAGCTTTGTTTTGAGGGGGAGGAAAGAGCCGTCAAGCAACTCCTCGACTGGCTGCACGTGGGACCGTCGAGCGCCCGGGTCGATAAATTGACCATTCAACCGGAAGCTTACCGCGGGGAATTCGATTGCTTTGAGATTTTGCGCTGAGTGACTAGTACCCGCCGAAATCGCTCAACGCATCAAGACCGCTCAGTTCAAACGTCAGGTATATATTGCGATCATCGGGACGGTTGCGCAACGACAGCCGCAACGTCCAGCACTCGCCGCGATACTCGGCGGCAACGAACCGTTCCAGGGTCCGGTTGTTGTCCAGCGCGTAACGATGACGATAGGTCAGCAGCAGCGGTTGCAACCAGTCGAACGCCACTTCCCCTCCCACATATTCCAGCGCGTCGCGGGAATAGCGGTATTCGACACTCAACCGGTTTTCGCCCGCAGCGTGGAGTTCGCCGCGCAGGTTGAACGCGGCGAATTTTTTGTAAAAACCGCCTTGCTCGGCAGAGTGATCGTAAGCAAGGTCAAGATCGATAAAACTGAAATCGGTTGGCCGCAGCAGCGCCTCCATCTCCAGCGGCAACCAGGGGCGGCGCTGATCGTTCGCACTTTGCGGCTCACGACGCTTTTCATTAAGATCAAATTCCTGTGCCAGCCGAAGTTGCAACAGTTCCCGCCAGCTGTTTCCCTGCTCACGACTGAAACGCCCCGCCACCCGGTTGGTAAGACTGAACCGCAACCGATTGCGCGGCTCAAGCCGGTCATTAGTGTCGAAATCGGGGAGGTGTGACTGATCATCATCCGGAATAAAGTGATAGCTCAGTTCTGGTTCTATTTCGTGGCGGAGCAGACCAAGGGACGAGCCGGGACGGGAAAAGTCCCGGAGCAAGCGCGTACTCAGCGCCATGCGCCCGTCAAACACCCCCTGATGTTCCGCACCGGGACCGGCTGCCGAGGTCTGATAGACGCGCTCCAGCCAGGCGACCTCGCTCTCGAAGGTAAAAAAACCTCCCGGTCGAACCACTGTCGCCAGCGCCGGGCGCACCCCCAGACGAAGCCCCTTCATCCCGCTGCGACGCCAGAAGTAGGTTGTCTCTCCGTCAAAACGCCACCACAGCGGTGTCCGCGCAAGCTGTCGGCGAATGGCGGCCAGCCGCATCTCCGGCAAACGTTGCACAGTCGTGTCGTTATCGTTCTCCAGGTCGCGCAGATAATTGAAACCACCGGAGAGGTTCAACAGTCCCCAGGTCCGCCCGGCATAAAGGGTTGATTCAAGCTGGGCACGGTTGTAATCGCCCGCCGCCTCACCAAAATCAGCATAAAAATCGTTTGCGCTGACGTAATGCAGATCAGCGCTTAACCGTACCTGGCCGGGCAATACCCCCTGATGACGCCAGCTCCCGGCGTAACGATTATCGGCGGCGGCGTTGGTGGCATTGACATGGTAAAGACGCGCTTCGCCGCTGTTGTCACGACCAAGCAGATAACGATATTCCACCCCCTTGCCGTAACCGAGCCGCGAGAAGTAATCAACCGAGAAGGTGGCATCAAGATTCCGGCCGATGACCTGGTACCAGGCCAGTGACAACTGATACCCCTTGCGGTCCGAGAAACCAAATCCGGGCAGCATAAACCCCGATTCACGTTCACTTTTTACCGGGTAGAACAGATATGGCAGGTAGAGAACCGGAATGTCACGCAGATAGAAAAAACCATGTTTGCCAACCGCATAGCCACCGACCGTCACATCCAGTTCATCAAGCGAAAATTTCCACGCCGGAGGGTCGCCGGGACAGGCGGTAAAGGTGCCATTCGTTATCAGATAGTTCGCTTCACCGGTCTTTTCGATCTGATCACCGCTGATCCGCACCCCGCTCCCTAAAAATTTCAGCCGACCGTTCGTTACTGACGCGGTCTTGTCGTTGAGACGCAGTGTGACCCGCTCGGCGTTCAGCTCTGTGGTACTGTCTCGCAACGCAACAGCTCCGCGCGCCTGAGCCTCGCGAGTTTCCGCATTCCAGATCATTTCCCGGGATGTCATCTCCATCCCGGAATATTTCAACTGCACATCACCCCGTGCCTGGTAAACCCCCGCCTCGCGGTCAAAATCGAGGGTATCAGCGGAGAGGGCAACGGCACCTTCGTCTGCTGCGCTCACCGCTGGCACAATGAAAAGCAGCAGCGCAACACACATCAGCCCACCCATGAAAAGATATTTTTTCAGGCGCATCGTGCCTCGGTTCCAATCAAAATTTCACGCGCGGCGGCGGCCAGAAAAAGGGATCCGGCAACCAGAACAATCTCGTTTTCGCAACAGGCTGCCTGGGCTGCAGCGAGTGCTCCGGCAACATCCAAAGCGGTGTGGGAAGAAGTTCCGTACCCCGTCACTGCGGCGCTCAATGCCTGTGGGTCGATACCGGCTTCGACCGGCAACGGCGGACAGATCACCGACGCTGCAAAGGGCAAAAGTGGCACGATAATCTCCGCACAGTTCTTGTCCGCCTTGATCGCGGCCACCCAGTGCACCCTGGCCCCGTGCCGGGCCAGATAGGCCGCCAAAGTCGCGGCACCCCCTGCATTATGGGCACCGTCGATCAACACGCCGGGGGCGCCATCGACCCACTCCAGACGTCCCGGCCAGACCGTCTCACTGACCGCGCGGCGCAGCTGCGTAGCGGCGAGGGAAAAACCGCGCTCGCGGAGCAGCGCGGCGAGACACAGGGCCTGCGCCAGATTGTCCCGCTGATGCGCTCCGGCCAGCCCCGCTGTCAACCCCGCCAGCGTCCCCCCCGGTCCCTGCCAGGTGAAAGTTTCACCCGTGTCGATCACGCGATAATCCTCGCCGTAACACAACAGCGGGGCACCTTGCCGCGCCGCCAACACCCTGAGTCGTTGTTCTGCAAGCGGCGGTTGTTTCCCCAGAACCACGGGGATTTCGGGCTTGATAATCCCGCCTTTTTCGCCGGCAATCGTGGCCAGATCGTTACCGAGATAGGCCGCATGGTCGAGGCAGATCGGCGTAATCGCACACAGCAGCGGGGTAACCGCGTTGGTTGCGTCAAGTCTCCCCCCCATGCCGACTTCGAGGATGGCAATATCGACATTGCACTCGCGAAAGCGGGTCAGCGCCATGGCGGTGGTCAGCTCAAAGAAGGTGACGGGAAGGTCGCCGACCTGTGCGCGCAAGCGATCGGTCAGACGCACCAGATCGTCTACCGCCAACGGCACACCGTCGACCCGAATACGTTCACCGAAATGATGGAGGTGGGGGGAGGTATAGAGACCGACCCGGTAGCCCGACAGGCGCAGCATTGTCGCCAGCGCCACGGCAACAGAGCCTTTGCCGTTGCTCCCGGCGATGTGGATGATCGGAAAAGCAGAATCGGGGCGGTCGAGCCGGAGCAGCAGTTGCCGGATATTGTCGAGCCCCAGCTTGATTCCGAACCGCTGCAGCCCGTACAGATACTCCAGACTCCGCTGACCGGTCACCGGTCAGCTCTTTGTGAAAACACGCAGAATCTGGGCGAGACGCTCTTTCATTTCCGCCCGCGGAATGATCATGTCGACCATCCCGTGTTCGAGCAGATATTCGCTGCGCTGGAATCCTTCGGGGAGTTTCTGGCGGATCGTCTGTTCGATAACCCGCGGGCCGGCAAAACCGATCAACGCACGGGGCTCGGCAATATTCAGATCCCCGAGCATGGCGAAGCTGGCGGTGACCCCACCGGTGGTGGGATCGGTCAGAATCGACAGAAACGGGATCCCGGCCGCCTTCAATTTGGCCAGCGCCGCACTGGTCTTGGCCATCTGCATCAGCGATAAAATACTCTCCTGCATCCGCGCCCCGCCGGACGAAGAAAAGATCAGCACCGGGGCGCGATTCGCCAGCCCCCGTTCGATGGCGCGGGTGATTTTCTCGCCAACAACCGCGCCCATGCTCCCCCCCATGAAACCGAATTCAAAAACGGCCAGAACCGCCGGGACACCGTGAATCATCCCCTCGCCGCAGATCACCGCATCGCCACCACCACTTTTTTTAACCGCCGTCTTGATCCGGTCCTTGTATTTTTTTGCATCTTTGAAATTGAGGAAATCGGTCGACTCCATCGCGGCGTCCATCTCGACAAACGAGCCTTCATCGACCGTTAATGCAATCCTCTCGCGCGCACTGATGCGAAAATGATAGGTGCACTTCGGGCACACATTGAGATTGCGCTCAATTTCCTTGCTGTAGATAATCTCATTGCAGTTTTTGCACTTCGTCCAGAGCCCTTCGGGCATCCTGACATTCTTTGCTTCAACCGACTCGATCGGTGCCTTCTTGATATGAAACCAGGACATATTCTCTTACCTCATTTTCGAAATCAGGGGCGAGCTCATAAAGTGAACTCTTCTCCCCCAGTGAGAATGCTGACTTGCGGCAGACAAAGCGCGTGTAGTTCACGATGAATCTGCTCACGAAACTGCGGTTTGATGTGTGAAATCAGAACCGGCACTTCGGGTCGATCGAGTTTAGCAAGTTCTTCCTTGAGCAATGCCGGAGTCAGGTGACCGCTAAGGTTTGCCAATGCCGCCATATCATTGGGAAACGACGTCTCCACAAAGGCCAGTTTCAGGTTGGCCACCGCATGCCCCATCCGCCACAATGCCTCTGTCGTTGTCGTATCACCGGAAACCAGAATGGTCGCATGCCCATCGGAAATACAATAACCGGCAGCGTAGACAGTATGGTTCATTTCCACCCATGCGATTTTCAGCCCGGCTATTTCCGCGACCGCCCCGGCAACCAGCGGACAAAGCTTGACCGCAGGCTTGCCCGAGGGAATGACGGTAAAATCAGGATAAACCTGATTATTGAAAAAATGTTTATGCACCACATCCAGCACCTGCGGGGGTCCCCAAACCCGAATCGGCGTGGAACGCGAAATAAAAACATTATCGACCAGAAAGGGTAAATCGGCAACGTGATCGAGATGGGCATGCGTCAACAGCACATCATCAACCCTGACCTGCTGGTCGATCGGCAACATCAGCGCCACCGTTCCGGCATCAACCGCAAACGTGTCGTTGAGTAGCAACGCCGTCGTATAATGCCCCGGCGAACGGGAGCCGAAGTTTCCCAGGACCTGAACCTTCATAACACCCCTGTTAGCGGTACATTCCAGTAAAAAGTGCCTTTGTCCAGCACCGGGATCAGTTGCTCAGGCCAGCAAGGCACTTTTCAGTTCGCGAATAAAATCGGCGACTTGCTTCGTTAATGCCGACGTATCGCCCCCGGCGGCAATAATTTTGACCAACGCACTGCCAACGACCACCGCATCGGCAAAGGCCCCGACCGCAGCGGCGTCCGCCGGAGTGGTGATACCGAAACCGACAGCAACCGGGGTGGAACAGGAGGCCTTGATCTGCTGCACCTCAGTGGCGATCGCGGCAGCATCGACCGCTTGTGCTCCGGTCACTCCGGTCATCGACACATAATAAATAAACCCTTCGGCCTGAGACGCAAGTTTCAGCCGTCGTTCCGGCGGGGTTGTCGGGGCCAGCAGGGTGATCAGCTCAAGCCCGGCGGCGCGCATGTACGGCTGCAACTCCGCCGCTTCCTCCGGGGGCAAATCGACCAGCAACAGCGCATCGACCCCGGCGGCAACAGCGTCCTTGGCAAAGCGCTCGCCGCCATAGCGAAAGATGGGGTTATAATAGCCCATCAGGATAATCGGCACATTGGTGTGTTCCCGCGCTGTCCGCACCATCGCCAAAATTTTCGGCAGCGTCGTCCCCACCGCCAGTGCCCGTTCCGAAGCCGCCTGAATCGTCGGCCCATCGGCCATCGGATCGGAAAACGGAAACCCGATTTCGATCAGATCAGCTCCCGCCTCAACCAGGACGTGAATCAGCTCGCCGGTCGTCGCCAGGCACGGATCTCCGGCAGTAATAAACGGAATCAGCGCCGTTTCACCCCGCGCGCGAAGTTCATCAAATGTTGTCGCGATACGACTCATGGTATGACCATTTTCCAGTAAATTTCGTCAGTCTAATTCAATGACAGAGGCTTTTCAACCGTTTTCTCTGCGCCACTTTCCTCGTCGAGTAATTCCCGCACCTGCGCCAGCAATGCGAGAAAAAGCGGAGCAGTCATTCGCCCCGTCTGGACATTGTAACGGCTGGTGTGATAACTCGCAACCAGCACCGGCCCGCAACGCGGACGATATACGGCACCGTGAGCAAAAGGGAAATCGGTCAGTCGATCAATTACCCGGTCAGCCTTGAGCATCCGTAAATAACTGGTAAACGCCCCCTGCCCGAGCAAAACAATTACCTTCAACTGCGGCATGCAGGCGAATTCGGCTTTCAAGAATGATCGACAGGCAGCGAACTCGGCGGCGCTCGGTTTATTCTCCGGCGGCGCACATTTTACCGCATTGGTAATGTAGAGGTCGTTCAACTGCAATCCGTCGACGGCCGCAATCGCCTCCGGCTGGCTGGCAAACCCGACCTGGTGCAGGAGCGGATACATAAAATCACCCGCGCCGTCACCGGTAAAGGGCCGCCCCGTGCGGTTCGCACCGTGGGCACCGGGTGCCAAACCAACCAGCCCCACCCGCGCCTGGGAATCGCCGAAACCGGGTACCGGCCCGTTCACATAGTCGCCGCGGCTCCAGCCCCGTCTGGCTGGCAGCTTGTCCAGATAAGCGCAGAGCCGTGTGCACACGCGGCACCCGGCCAGTCCGGTCAGCCGAAGGTCCATCCTCGACTAACTTTTCGGCGGGGGCGTCCCGCCAGTTCTTTTATGTGACGTTCGTCGTCTGCGCGGAGGCTTATCCGCCGGCTTTGCCACAGCGCCCCGCCCGCCGCGACTGTGACCGCGCGCACCGCCGCGCTCAGGGGGAGCTGTTTTGCGTCGTGGGGTCCGTTTGTAGTCCCAGCAAAGATCTTCTTCGGTGGGCATGCAGCTGGGGATTTTGCTGCCAATGTATTCTTCAATCTCCGGCAGGTAATAAACCGTGTCTTCATCGGCGAAGCTGATCGCCTTGCCGAACGCTCCGGCGCGGGCGGTCCGCCCGATGCGATGCACATAATCATCGGCATTCTCCGGCAGGTCATAGTTGACCACATGGGTCACACCATCGATGTGCAGACCGCGCGAAGCTACGTCGGTGGCGACCAGATAATGCAGCCGGTTTTCTTTGAAATCATCGAGTATCTTCATCCGCTTGCGTTGCGGGATATCACCGGAAATGACCGCTGCCTTGATCTCGTTCACTTTAAGACGATCGACCAGGTACTCCGCTTCTTTCTTGGTATTGACAAAGAGTAAAACGTGCTCCAGGCCGTTTTCCTTCTTCATCAACCCGATCAGCAGCGCAAATTTCTCGCGGCGGGAGGCGTGATAGAGTAGCTGTTCAACTCGATCCGCCGTCACCTGCTCCGGCTTGATACTGACCTTCTCGGCCAGGTCCATGAACTCGTAGGCAAGCTCCATCACCCGTGCCGACAACGTTGCGGAAAAAAGCATCGTCTGGCGCTGATCGAAGGGGGGCAGCTTACGCAGAATGTAACGCAAGTCTTTGATAAACCCCATGTCAAACATCCGGTCAGCCTCATCGATGACCACCACCTCGACATTTTTAAAGGAGAAGACCCCCTGTTTGGCATAATCGATCAACCGCCCCGGCGTGGCCACGATCACGTCGACGCCATCTTTGAGAGCCTGGCGCTGCTTATCGTAATCGACGCCACCGAAAATCGGCTGCACCTTAAAGGGGCAGAACGCGCCCAGCTTCTCGGCATCGTCGCAAATCTGCACCACCAGTTCACGGGTTGGCGCCATAATCAACGCGCGCGGGTGAATCCCGGTCGGCTTGGGCCGCTGGAGGAAGCGGCTGAAGAGTGAAATCAGAAATGCCGCTGTTTTTCCGGTGCCGGTCTGTGCCTGGGCGGCGACATCCTTGCCGAGCAGCGCCAGCGGGATTGATTCTTCCTGCACCGGGGTCAGGTCAGTAAATCCGGTCTGGGCGATGCCCTGCAATACTTCAGTGGGTAAATCAAGTTCGGTAAACTTCATGTGCTGGAGAATCACCCCGCTATGCAGACAGGTTGATTCGCGGTCCTTTCAGTTAAAGTTCAAAATTCATCGCGTCGGCGACGGTGTGAATATCCTTGTCGCCGCGCCCGGAGAGACAAACGACGATAATCGCGTCGCGGTCAAGTGTCGGTGCCAGTTTCATCAGGTGCGCAATCGCGTGGGCACTTTCGAGCGCGGGGATGATCCCTTCCAGCTGGGTCAGCAGCTGGAACGCATCAAGCGCCTCCTGGTCGGTAATCGATACATATTCGGCGCGACCGCACTCGTGCAGCCAGGCGTGTTCCGGTCCGACTCCGGGGTAATCGAGCCCGGCGGAAATCGAATGCGCGTGATTGATCTGCCCGTCAGCGTCCTGCAAAAGGAAAGTCTTGTTGCCGTGCAGCACCCCGACCGCACCGGCACCAATACTGGCCGCATGTTTGCCGGTGTCAACACCGAGTCCGGCCGCCTCGACCCCGATCAACCGCACCGCCTGATCTTTGATGAAGGGGTAAAACATCCCCATGGCGTTCGAGCCACCGCCGATACAAGCCAGCGCGACATCGGGCAAGCGCCCTTCAGCGGCAAGGATCTGCTGCTTTGTTTCCTCGCCGATCACCGCCTGAAAATCGCGTACCAGTTGCGGATAGGGGTGCGGTCCGGCGACCGTGCCGATGACATAAAAGGTGTCGCGCACATGGGTAACCCAGTGCCGCAACGCCTCGTTCATAGCGTCTTTCAGGGTGTTGGTGCCGCTGGTGACGGGGTTGACTTTCGCCCCCAAAAGTTTCATGCGAAAGACATTCAACGACTGGCGACGGATATCCTCCGTCCCCATAAAAACTTCACACTCCAGATCAAAGAGCGCCGCCACCGTCGCCGTCGCCACCCCGTGCTGACCGGCCCCGGTTTCGGCGATCACCTTTTTCTTCCCCATGCGCCGCGCCAGCAGCGCCTGCCCCACGGTATTGTTGATCTTGTGCGCGCCGGTGTGATTCAGGTCTTCGCGTTTGAGATAGATTTTCGCCCCGCCAAGCTTTGCTGTCAACCGCTCCGCAAAATAGAGCGGACTCGGCCGACCGACATATTCTTTGAGATAATAGGAAAAATCGCGGTGGAATTGCGGGTCGTCCAGCGCCACGCGATAGGCGGCTTCCAGTTCGATCAGTGCTGGCATCAGCGTCTCGGCGACGTAGCGGCCACCGAATTCGCCAAAATGGCCGCGTTCATCCGGCAAGTTGTACATAAATTGAATCCTTTACTTGAAAATCACGTTGCCGTACACCAAGTCATCCGCCACATTGATGTCGGAAAAACGTCGTTCAATTCTCCGGCTTGCCTCAAGAATCTGCTGCAATATTTCCCGCACCAGCGCAACATCAAACATAGATCGCCTCACGATCAATATGGCTTTTCAAAAACGCATTCATCCGCTCCCGATAATGGACATGATCAACCCGTTCGTGCAAAGCCTCCTCCAACTCCTCCTTGACATGCACCAGAGTAAAAAGATTCGGCTCGCGCATCTGCACCACGATATCGATATCACTCGTTGCCGTGGCCTGATTGCGCGCAACTGAACCGAAAACCCCCAGAGCCGTCACTCCATAACGGGCTTCCAGCACAACCTTCTGATCACGCAACACGGATAATGTCTCTTCTCGACTCTGCATGCCGTTTTCTTTATTTTAAGGGGTACGATATTCGCCAACCAAAACCCGGCAGACCCTGGCTTACGGTGACACTGCTCTGGCGGCGGCGATAAACGCCGCCACCTTCGCTGCATCTTTCTGCCCCGGCGATCGCTCAACGCCGCTGGAAACATCGAC
Coding sequences within it:
- a CDS encoding nucleotidyltransferase domain-containing protein; the encoded protein is MQSREETLSVLRDQKVVLEARYGVTALGVFGSVARNQATATSDIDIVVQMREPNLFTLVHVKEELEEALHERVDHVHYRERMNAFLKSHIDREAIYV